A single genomic interval of Lentimicrobium saccharophilum harbors:
- a CDS encoding DUF3795 domain-containing protein — protein MENHAIPEKAAVCGLYCGACGIFLATQSNDTEKLAQYAVRLNQPVEETRCLGCRSNTKTAWCRACKMVSCAAGKGVDFCGSCNEYPCKALKDFQAMMPHRAGLWESQARIAEAGPEVWMREMEIHFACPACGKANTSYDIKCPSCGNIPGNHFAGKHSAMIKEYLSKLSKS, from the coding sequence ATGGAAAATCATGCAATACCGGAAAAGGCTGCTGTATGCGGCCTCTATTGCGGAGCCTGCGGAATTTTTCTGGCAACACAATCAAACGACACGGAAAAGCTGGCGCAATATGCCGTCAGGCTTAATCAGCCGGTCGAAGAAACACGCTGCCTCGGATGCCGGTCAAACACCAAAACCGCCTGGTGCCGGGCATGTAAAATGGTAAGCTGCGCCGCCGGAAAAGGGGTGGATTTTTGTGGATCCTGCAACGAATATCCGTGCAAAGCTTTAAAAGATTTTCAGGCCATGATGCCGCACAGGGCCGGATTATGGGAATCGCAGGCCCGGATTGCCGAAGCTGGTCCTGAAGTGTGGATGAGGGAAATGGAAATTCATTTTGCCTGTCCGGCATGCGGTAAAGCCAATACTTCCTATGACATAAAGTGTCCTTCATGCGGAAACATACCGGGAAACCATTTCGCCGGGAAACATTCCGCCATGATCAAAGAATATTTGTCAAAATTGTCAAAATCCTGA
- a CDS encoding PhzF family phenazine biosynthesis protein has protein sequence MEKISIFQVDAFTGRLFEGNPAAVCPLDQWLPAALMQDIAAENNLAETAFIVPAGKEYEIRWFTPAVEVDLCGHATLASAYVLFEYLGYPGQEIIFHSARSGMLKVSRRGDLLLMDFPSDILKRVSLEDEIQAAIGLRPLETWKGRSDLIAVLEDESAVKQLSPDFTRVNQLDCRGLIVTAPGDSADFVSRFFGPRVGINEDPVTGSAHTSLTPLWSARLGKNELTARQLSKRGGSLCCTDLGARCLIGGEAKLYLTGEINIA, from the coding sequence ATGGAAAAAATCAGCATCTTTCAGGTAGACGCCTTTACCGGCCGGCTGTTTGAGGGCAATCCAGCGGCGGTATGTCCGCTGGATCAATGGCTCCCTGCAGCACTGATGCAGGATATTGCGGCGGAAAACAATCTGGCAGAAACCGCTTTCATTGTCCCGGCAGGGAAAGAGTATGAGATACGTTGGTTTACCCCGGCAGTGGAAGTTGATTTATGCGGACATGCCACGTTGGCTTCGGCTTATGTATTGTTTGAGTACCTGGGTTATCCCGGGCAGGAAATTATCTTTCATTCTGCAAGAAGCGGGATGCTGAAAGTGTCCCGGCGCGGTGATTTGCTGCTGATGGATTTTCCGTCCGATATACTGAAGCGGGTGTCACTTGAAGATGAAATTCAGGCGGCCATAGGGTTGCGCCCGTTGGAAACCTGGAAAGGAAGATCCGATCTGATTGCCGTGCTGGAGGATGAAAGTGCGGTGAAGCAGCTGTCTCCTGATTTTACAAGGGTAAACCAGCTTGATTGCCGGGGGCTGATCGTTACCGCCCCGGGTGATTCTGCGGATTTTGTTTCCCGTTTTTTCGGGCCCCGAGTGGGCATCAACGAAGATCCGGTAACGGGTTCCGCCCACACCTCGCTTACTCCCCTGTGGTCGGCCAGACTCGGGAAAAATGAACTGACTGCCCGGCAACTCTCAAAAAGGGGAGGTTCGCTCTGCTGCACCGATCTGGGAGCGCGCTGCCTGATCGGAGGGGAGGCAAAACTTTATCTTACCGGAGAAATTAACATCGCATAA
- a CDS encoding GNAT family N-acetyltransferase, producing MITIQNLGNLSFDTLFEAFDAAFADYEISVNREEHIRMLQRRGFDASLSFGAFDEGRLVSFTFNGTGTFQGKPTAYDTGTGTLKEYRGRGLASQVFEASLPFLAGAGIRQYLLEVLQHNEPAVKVYRKQGFRVTREFNYFVAPSASVNPRVKNPGPEIRCKPIPLPLPEEVMPMWDFHPSWQNSFESIRRQEQDYFILGAFVGSDFAGYGILEPSTGDLTQLAVHPDFRRSGVGSMLLAELLKKNSLPSVKAVNTDVACTAITEFLISSGLPLKGKQFEMVRMID from the coding sequence ATGATTACCATACAGAACCTAGGGAACTTAAGTTTTGACACGCTGTTTGAAGCGTTTGACGCCGCTTTTGCGGATTATGAAATTTCTGTTAACCGGGAAGAGCACATCCGGATGCTTCAGCGGCGGGGTTTTGATGCTTCCCTTTCGTTTGGCGCATTCGACGAAGGCAGGCTGGTAAGTTTTACCTTCAACGGAACCGGAACTTTTCAGGGCAAGCCCACTGCTTATGACACCGGTACAGGTACCCTGAAGGAATACCGGGGCAGGGGCCTTGCCTCTCAGGTGTTTGAAGCTTCGCTGCCGTTTCTGGCCGGTGCCGGCATAAGGCAATACCTGCTTGAGGTGCTGCAGCACAACGAACCGGCAGTGAAGGTTTACCGCAAGCAGGGATTCAGGGTTACACGTGAATTCAATTATTTTGTGGCGCCTTCCGCATCAGTTAACCCCCGCGTTAAAAATCCCGGTCCGGAGATACGCTGTAAACCGATTCCTCTGCCTCTGCCTGAAGAAGTAATGCCGATGTGGGATTTTCACCCCTCGTGGCAGAACAGTTTTGAAAGCATAAGGCGGCAGGAACAGGATTATTTTATCCTGGGCGCATTTGTGGGATCGGATTTTGCAGGCTACGGCATTCTGGAACCATCCACCGGCGACCTGACCCAGCTTGCCGTGCACCCGGACTTCAGACGGAGTGGGGTAGGCAGCATGCTCCTGGCGGAATTGCTCAAAAAAAACAGCCTCCCGTCCGTTAAAGCAGTCAATACGGATGTTGCCTGCACTGCCATTACGGAATTCCTGATTTCCAGCGGATTGCCCCTGAAAGGCAAGCAGTTTGAGATGGTCCGGATGATTGACTAG
- a CDS encoding glycogen-binding domain-containing protein — protein sequence MKKIMLIALVMLLLVPHMVLSQSKPGNVCYISDNRIHFQLDNRWSAQRKDEISRLFSLDSALMEKALQTSENEILSGSTIWFVSRINQHIVEISKQLEAPSLDIGAHDVLLLDEELLDGEPPRGAEIRKPRRPSLVSIFRMHPWHYGINDFKDPSVFSFSNDTATFLLKEYPNARRVVLSGTFNNWSTRKQFMRKTSEGWICRVHLKPGKYLYKYIVDGQWMPDPANNLEEYDGQGGSNSAVYCFNHAFRLTGYPKAKRVYVSGSFNNWNRNQLKMRKTDGGWELPMFLSPGTHAYKFIVDRKWITDPDNPVMRDNGNGSFNSYLGIGDTMTFRLSGFQTAGKVYLAGSFNGWNPNELLMDKTDNGWKLAYHLAPGIHEYKFIVDGQWMPDPANPESVGKGVSENSVLTFKPNYTFTLAMFTDAKKVIVTGSFNGWREDACAMTLKDGVWTCPVFLSPGKHTYKFIVDGQWMVDPANEVWEANAQGTGNSVLWVEP from the coding sequence ATGAAAAAAATCATGCTGATCGCATTGGTCATGCTACTGCTTGTACCGCACATGGTTTTGTCGCAGTCTAAACCAGGGAATGTCTGTTATATCAGCGACAATCGCATCCATTTTCAGCTTGACAACCGATGGTCGGCACAGCGCAAAGACGAAATCTCCCGGCTCTTCAGTCTCGACAGCGCCCTGATGGAGAAGGCCCTGCAAACTTCAGAAAATGAAATTCTTTCGGGAAGCACCATATGGTTTGTCAGCCGCATAAACCAGCATATCGTAGAGATCTCCAAGCAACTGGAAGCCCCTTCGCTGGATATCGGCGCCCATGATGTGCTGCTGCTGGATGAAGAACTGCTTGACGGCGAACCTCCCCGGGGTGCGGAAATCAGGAAGCCCCGCCGCCCGTCATTGGTCAGCATCTTCCGCATGCATCCATGGCATTATGGCATTAACGATTTCAAAGATCCGTCTGTATTCAGCTTCAGTAATGATACGGCAACATTCCTTTTAAAAGAATACCCCAATGCACGCCGGGTAGTTCTTTCCGGGACCTTTAACAACTGGAGCACCCGGAAGCAGTTCATGCGTAAAACCAGCGAAGGATGGATCTGCCGCGTACATCTGAAACCGGGAAAATATCTCTACAAGTATATTGTAGACGGGCAATGGATGCCCGACCCCGCCAATAACCTGGAAGAATATGACGGACAGGGCGGCTCCAACAGTGCCGTTTACTGTTTCAACCACGCATTCAGGCTCACCGGATATCCGAAGGCAAAAAGAGTATATGTGTCAGGCAGCTTCAACAACTGGAACAGAAATCAGCTGAAGATGCGCAAGACAGACGGCGGTTGGGAACTGCCCATGTTTCTGAGCCCGGGAACCCACGCGTATAAGTTTATTGTTGACAGAAAATGGATAACCGATCCGGACAACCCGGTGATGCGCGACAATGGCAACGGCTCTTTCAATTCATACCTGGGCATAGGCGACACCATGACGTTCAGGCTCAGCGGATTTCAGACCGCCGGAAAGGTTTACCTGGCCGGGAGTTTCAACGGGTGGAACCCCAATGAGCTGCTGATGGATAAAACGGATAACGGATGGAAACTGGCTTACCACCTGGCACCAGGTATACACGAGTATAAATTCATTGTCGACGGGCAATGGATGCCCGATCCCGCCAACCCGGAAAGTGTCGGGAAAGGCGTTTCTGAAAATTCCGTACTAACCTTCAAGCCCAATTACACCTTTACCCTGGCGATGTTTACGGATGCGAAAAAAGTCATTGTTACGGGAAGCTTCAACGGGTGGCGCGAAGACGCATGCGCGATGACCCTGAAAGACGGGGTGTGGACCTGCCCCGTATTTCTCAGCCCGGGGAAGCACACCTACAAGTTCATTGTAGACGGGCAGTGGATGGTTGATCCGGCCAACGAAGTCTGGGAGGCCAATGCACAGGGTACCGGCAATTCGGTGCTCTGGGTGGAGCCATAG
- a CDS encoding aspartyl protease family protein, with the protein MKKEIPVLYFNSLKAGVFTLLLTAAALTAAAGDKAHEQVHVNLLLKGSSVPESFSSIVIPLKQAGRLFLIEARIDDQEGNLIFDTGATGLVLNRTYFRKYAAYEKPGAGGITGNFSKVYGTIVKEIDASGFFYEKVPADMADLGHIEDKRGVKILGLFGMKMIDDMEVIFDAAANQLTLVQTDLEGNRTENNNDLPQFNFRQKIETHHKIMLVRGRIGDKTLNFCLDTGAEINALHRNVSKKVMETVQISRRAPVGGAASRSSEVLYGIMNELEVGSHQFGIMGTVIMDLTAMTEAYGCTIDGMLGYDFWIKGIYSINFRKEEIGFNVRKGDRQ; encoded by the coding sequence ATGAAAAAAGAGATTCCTGTATTGTATTTTAACAGCCTAAAGGCCGGCGTATTCACATTGCTTCTGACAGCAGCAGCATTGACAGCAGCAGCAGGAGATAAAGCACATGAACAGGTTCATGTAAATTTATTGCTGAAAGGAAGCAGTGTTCCGGAGAGTTTCAGTTCAATTGTTATTCCATTAAAGCAGGCCGGCAGACTTTTTCTGATAGAAGCCAGGATTGACGATCAGGAAGGAAATCTGATCTTCGACACAGGCGCCACCGGACTGGTGCTCAACCGCACGTATTTCAGAAAATATGCTGCCTATGAAAAGCCCGGCGCAGGAGGTATTACGGGCAATTTCAGCAAAGTTTACGGGACCATCGTTAAAGAGATTGACGCCTCAGGCTTTTTTTATGAAAAAGTTCCGGCAGATATGGCCGATCTTGGTCATATTGAAGACAAACGCGGAGTGAAAATCCTGGGACTTTTCGGAATGAAAATGATCGATGATATGGAGGTGATTTTCGATGCCGCGGCAAACCAGCTGACACTGGTGCAAACCGACCTGGAGGGCAACCGGACAGAGAATAACAATGATCTGCCGCAGTTTAACTTCAGGCAGAAAATAGAAACCCATCACAAAATAATGCTGGTCAGGGGCAGAATCGGCGATAAGACCCTGAATTTCTGCCTCGACACCGGAGCTGAAATCAATGCCCTGCACCGGAATGTATCGAAGAAAGTAATGGAAACCGTACAGATCAGCCGCCGGGCACCGGTCGGAGGCGCTGCTTCGCGGTCATCAGAAGTATTGTATGGCATCATGAATGAACTTGAAGTTGGCAGTCACCAGTTTGGCATTATGGGAACCGTAATCATGGACCTGACAGCAATGACTGAAGCTTACGGATGCACGATTGATGGCATGCTTGGCTATGACTTCTGGATAAAAGGCATTTATAGTATTAACTTCCGGAAAGAAGAGATTGGTTTTAATGTGAGAAAGGGGGACCGGCAATGA
- a CDS encoding GNAT family N-acetyltransferase, translating to MQLFTLRKWQLSDLESLMKHADNRKIADRLTDQFPHPYTRESGRGFLKMAMAKDPPNVFAIDVEGEAVGCIGIFPQEDIHRLNAEMGYWLSESYWGRGIMTAAIRRMVDYGFSTFDITRIYARPFGTNLASQRVLEKAGFTCEARFEKVLIKNGELLDEIVYGIRRATHNL from the coding sequence ATGCAATTATTTACATTGAGAAAATGGCAGTTGTCAGACCTTGAAAGTCTGATGAAACATGCCGATAACCGGAAGATTGCCGACCGGCTCACCGATCAGTTTCCCCATCCATACACACGTGAGAGCGGCCGAGGTTTCCTGAAAATGGCAATGGCAAAGGACCCGCCCAATGTTTTTGCCATTGATGTTGAGGGAGAAGCGGTTGGGTGCATAGGGATTTTCCCGCAGGAGGATATTCACCGGCTGAATGCCGAGATGGGCTACTGGCTGTCAGAGTCATACTGGGGCAGGGGAATTATGACCGCTGCCATCCGCCGGATGGTGGATTATGGTTTCAGCACCTTTGATATTACCCGCATCTATGCGCGCCCTTTCGGCACCAACCTGGCCTCGCAACGGGTACTCGAAAAGGCTGGTTTCACTTGCGAGGCCCGGTTCGAAAAAGTGTTGATCAAAAACGGTGAGCTGCTTGATGAAATTGTATATGGAATAAGGAGAGCGACTCATAATTTATAA
- a CDS encoding GEVED domain-containing protein, whose product MIRKLRLILPLLNVLIISGLTVTGQTRQQKETIVSRYDQRELANLEVKFRGRAELEKQAALLYAQLNGIEVVLNLPDGGYAELQRVDPDGTLVYYRTMNVAASRSTRANHLNIGGSTGFNLDGQSMTAHIWDGGLARSTHQEYDGPGGNDRFSIGDGTTTLNYHSAHVTGTIIASGVVASAKGMAPRAYAIGYEWNNDLSEATAAAANGMLISNHSYGYRSDLVSDYYFGAYITDSRDWDALMYNAPYYLMVVAAGNDGTTNYNGAPLNPSYPQYDKLTGHSTSKNNMVVANAQDANIDDAGNLISVSINSSSSQGPTDDYRIKPDITGNGTSVYSTYESSNTAYASITGTSMASPNIAGSLLLLQQHANNVNGSFMRAATLKGLALHTADDAGMAGPDAIFGWGLMNAKRAAEVISQNGNQSVISELTLMQGQTYTIQVDADGINPLMASISWTDPAGTATTATNSTIARLVNDLDLRITQGGASQLPWRLTGVNTNDRGDNVKDPFERVDVAGASGSYTVTVTHKGTLSGGSQNYSLIITGVSATPVVCNPEVPTGLSVTGTGSSTATLTWNAVTAATYDLRYRVTGTTTWTTVAVTGTSASLSGLSPLTQYEAQVRSKCPDNITSAYSASVLFTTTEVQLNYCSSASTNTNDEYIGRVQLNTINNASGAQYYSDFTAISTSLDKGTAYTITITPTWTGTVYSEGYSVWIDYNKDGDFTDAGEQVFTNAATKTTPVSGSVAVPATATEGATRMRVSMKYNAVPTACETFTYGEVEDYTVIIAAQGPDTQAPTAPTGLTASGITQNSVNLSWTASTDNVGVVAYDVYQGSTLIQSVAVTSASVTGLSASTSYTFSVKARDAAGNVSPSSNVLNVTTLAPPDTQAPTAPTDLTASGITQTAVNLSWTASTDNVGVTGYDVYQGSAVVQTVTSTSAAVVGLTPNTSYTFSVRAKDAAGNVSPSSNLVNITTLENTITYCASRGNSTADEWIQRVQLGSVNNNSGNNGGYADYTALSTNLVRGTSNNIVIVPAWSGSRYREAYRVWIDYNHDGDFLDSGEQVVNVTRTTSTSISRNFTVPSAALTGPTRMRVSMKYNASPTSCEVFSYGEVEDYTVNIVLTANQGFSSGVDFAEEPTLMIYPNPASDNMLHIGLSGAEGKEIRIYNLLGKLILQKGFSSEVNISDIPAGLYIVEVITGYKSFTRRLIRQ is encoded by the coding sequence ATGATCCGAAAACTACGCTTGATTTTGCCGTTGCTGAATGTATTGATCATTTCAGGCCTGACGGTTACCGGGCAAACAAGGCAGCAAAAAGAGACCATTGTCTCACGATATGATCAACGTGAGCTGGCTAATCTGGAGGTGAAATTCAGAGGCCGGGCTGAACTTGAAAAACAGGCAGCCCTATTGTATGCGCAACTTAATGGGATTGAAGTAGTATTAAATCTGCCTGACGGAGGGTATGCCGAATTGCAGCGGGTTGACCCGGATGGCACTCTTGTATACTACCGTACCATGAATGTTGCTGCATCAAGGTCAACACGTGCCAACCATCTGAATATCGGCGGTTCAACAGGGTTTAACCTTGACGGGCAAAGCATGACCGCCCATATCTGGGACGGAGGTCTGGCGCGTAGTACGCATCAGGAATACGACGGGCCGGGGGGCAACGACCGTTTCAGCATTGGCGACGGTACAACCACCCTTAATTATCACTCGGCCCATGTAACCGGAACCATCATCGCTTCGGGCGTTGTAGCATCTGCAAAGGGCATGGCACCCAGGGCTTATGCCATCGGGTATGAATGGAACAATGACCTTTCGGAAGCCACTGCTGCGGCGGCAAACGGGATGCTGATCTCGAACCATTCCTATGGCTACCGGTCAGATCTGGTTTCCGACTACTATTTCGGGGCTTACATTACAGACTCGCGCGACTGGGATGCTTTGATGTACAATGCTCCTTATTATCTTATGGTGGTTGCGGCAGGCAACGATGGTACCACAAATTATAACGGAGCTCCCTTAAACCCGTCATATCCGCAGTACGATAAACTTACCGGTCATTCCACCTCTAAAAATAATATGGTAGTGGCCAATGCCCAGGATGCAAACATTGATGATGCAGGCAACCTTATAAGTGTCTCGATCAACAGTTCAAGCAGTCAGGGCCCGACCGACGATTACCGCATTAAACCCGATATTACCGGCAACGGGACTTCGGTCTATTCAACTTATGAAAGTTCAAACACTGCCTATGCAAGTATAACAGGTACTTCAATGGCCTCGCCCAATATTGCAGGTTCACTGTTGCTGTTGCAGCAGCATGCAAACAATGTGAATGGTAGCTTTATGCGGGCTGCAACCCTTAAGGGGCTTGCCCTGCACACTGCCGATGATGCAGGGATGGCCGGCCCCGATGCCATTTTCGGATGGGGATTGATGAATGCCAAAAGGGCTGCTGAAGTTATTTCACAAAACGGAAATCAGTCTGTCATCAGCGAATTGACCCTTATGCAGGGGCAAACCTATACCATTCAGGTAGATGCCGATGGGATAAACCCGCTGATGGCCTCCATTTCGTGGACCGATCCTGCAGGAACAGCCACCACAGCTACTAACTCAACCATTGCGCGCCTGGTGAATGACCTCGATCTGAGAATCACTCAAGGTGGTGCATCACAGTTGCCGTGGAGGCTTACCGGTGTAAATACCAACGACCGCGGAGATAACGTAAAAGACCCGTTTGAAAGGGTGGATGTTGCCGGTGCCAGCGGTTCCTATACTGTTACAGTTACCCATAAAGGAACCCTCTCAGGCGGAAGCCAGAACTACAGCCTTATCATTACAGGTGTATCGGCAACGCCGGTGGTTTGCAATCCGGAGGTTCCGACCGGGCTTTCGGTCACCGGAACCGGTTCATCCACGGCAACCCTTACCTGGAATGCTGTAACTGCAGCTACTTACGATTTAAGATACCGGGTAACAGGGACTACTACCTGGACAACTGTTGCCGTTACAGGCACTTCTGCCAGTCTTTCAGGGCTGAGTCCGCTGACACAGTATGAAGCACAGGTTCGGAGCAAATGCCCTGACAATATTACTTCGGCTTATTCAGCTTCGGTATTGTTCACAACCACTGAGGTGCAGCTGAATTACTGCAGTTCGGCCAGTACAAATACCAACGATGAGTATATCGGCAGGGTGCAGCTCAATACCATCAATAATGCTTCCGGAGCCCAGTATTACTCCGATTTCACGGCTATCTCAACCAGTCTGGACAAGGGGACAGCCTATACCATCACAATAACTCCGACCTGGACCGGTACTGTTTATTCCGAAGGTTATTCGGTGTGGATTGATTACAACAAAGACGGCGATTTTACCGATGCCGGTGAACAGGTATTTACCAATGCTGCCACCAAGACAACCCCTGTAAGCGGTTCGGTTGCCGTTCCTGCTACTGCCACAGAGGGCGCAACCCGGATGCGTGTTTCGATGAAGTACAATGCAGTTCCCACTGCCTGTGAAACATTCACTTACGGCGAAGTTGAGGACTATACTGTAATTATCGCGGCTCAGGGTCCTGATACACAAGCCCCGACCGCCCCGACCGGACTGACGGCGTCGGGTATTACCCAAAACTCGGTCAACCTCAGCTGGACAGCATCCACCGATAATGTGGGCGTAGTTGCCTACGATGTTTACCAGGGCAGTACACTGATTCAGTCGGTTGCTGTAACTTCGGCTTCGGTCACAGGACTCTCGGCTTCAACCAGCTATACTTTCTCGGTAAAAGCCAGAGATGCCGCCGGAAATGTTTCACCTTCCTCGAATGTTTTGAATGTGACCACCCTGGCTCCTCCTGATACCCAGGCTCCTACTGCACCAACGGATTTGACTGCATCAGGAATTACCCAGACTGCGGTGAATCTTTCATGGACAGCTTCCACCGATAATGTCGGGGTAACCGGATATGATGTCTATCAGGGCAGTGCAGTTGTTCAGACAGTTACTTCAACTTCAGCTGCGGTTGTCGGGTTAACGCCGAATACTTCCTACACATTCTCAGTAAGGGCAAAAGATGCCGCCGGAAATGTTTCCCCTTCAAGTAATCTTGTAAATATCACTACACTGGAGAATACGATTACCTATTGTGCTTCAAGGGGCAACAGTACCGCCGATGAATGGATTCAGCGGGTGCAGCTCGGATCTGTCAACAACAATTCAGGCAATAATGGCGGATATGCCGATTATACCGCGCTTTCAACCAATCTGGTAAGAGGTACATCCAACAATATTGTGATTGTCCCGGCCTGGTCGGGATCACGATACCGTGAAGCCTACAGGGTTTGGATTGATTATAATCACGATGGCGATTTTCTTGATTCCGGCGAACAGGTGGTTAATGTTACCCGAACGACCTCCACTTCCATCAGCAGGAACTTTACTGTGCCCTCTGCTGCACTTACCGGACCGACCCGCATGCGTGTTTCCATGAAGTACAATGCCAGCCCGACCTCCTGTGAAGTCTTCTCTTATGGCGAGGTTGAAGATTATACAGTTAACATTGTACTTACAGCCAACCAGGGATTTTCATCGGGAGTGGATTTTGCTGAAGAACCCACCCTGATGATTTATCCGAATCCTGCATCAGACAACATGCTGCATATAGGATTATCGGGTGCCGAAGGAAAGGAAATCAGGATTTATAACCTGCTTGGCAAACTCATTCTGCAGAAAGGTTTCAGTTCAGAAGTCAACATTTCTGATATACCGGCAGGATTGTATATTGTTGAGGTAATTACCGGATACAAATCATTTACACGGCGTTTGATCAGGCAATAA
- a CDS encoding OsmC family protein, producing MNANAPANSTTAAPLEAALSLVNSKLHISGKAGNFEPIDTDYIPPYGDGLGYMPLQLFLISFGACAAGALLTLLRRMQKTITGFDMKVSGVRHTEHPTSFSLIRVEYHIKSPDVKTADAEKAIALSEQSICPVWAMIKGNVDVESVIFIEE from the coding sequence ATGAATGCAAACGCACCTGCCAATTCAACAACCGCAGCCCCGCTCGAAGCGGCGCTAAGCCTGGTCAACAGCAAACTGCACATTTCCGGAAAAGCCGGTAATTTCGAACCCATTGATACGGATTACATCCCGCCTTACGGCGATGGACTCGGCTACATGCCCCTGCAGCTCTTCCTGATCAGCTTCGGCGCCTGTGCTGCCGGCGCTTTGCTTACCCTGCTGCGGAGAATGCAGAAAACCATCACCGGATTCGATATGAAAGTAAGCGGTGTCCGCCACACGGAACATCCTACATCTTTTTCTTTAATAAGGGTGGAATACCACATCAAATCTCCCGATGTAAAAACAGCCGATGCGGAAAAAGCAATTGCACTTTCTGAGCAGTCGATTTGTCCTGTCTGGGCTATGATCAAAGGAAACGTTGATGTTGAATCGGTAATTTTCATTGAAGAATAA
- a CDS encoding GNAT family N-acetyltransferase, with protein sequence MIETERLYIRPLPYAQLLKYSLADRSLEQELNVQALPAELNTELKEALETSILTNVAGAGSDYLYFTLWTIILKSRRVMVGDFCLMGRPDAAGTIEIGYGIHEEFRGNGYMAEAIAGLIGWAAGRPEIRAICASAEKDNLASQKVLTNNGFLLQAASGALLNWRLELKSVASGPIKTSGPDPAVSGEL encoded by the coding sequence ATGATCGAAACAGAACGTTTGTATATCCGGCCGCTTCCATACGCCCAGCTGTTAAAATACAGCCTGGCTGACCGTTCGCTGGAGCAGGAACTGAACGTGCAGGCGCTGCCTGCTGAACTTAATACCGAGCTGAAGGAAGCGCTCGAAACATCCATCCTTACCAATGTTGCCGGTGCAGGATCCGATTATCTTTATTTCACCCTCTGGACCATAATTTTAAAGTCCCGGCGGGTGATGGTGGGCGATTTTTGCCTGATGGGTCGGCCCGATGCAGCAGGAACCATTGAAATCGGATACGGTATTCACGAGGAATTCAGGGGAAACGGCTACATGGCAGAAGCCATTGCCGGACTGATCGGTTGGGCGGCCGGCAGACCGGAGATCAGGGCTATATGTGCATCTGCTGAAAAAGACAATCTTGCTTCGCAAAAGGTGCTGACAAACAACGGTTTTCTTCTTCAGGCAGCATCCGGAGCCCTGCTTAACTGGCGTCTGGAGTTAAAATCTGTGGCTTCCGGGCCTATAAAAACTTCAGGTCCCGACCCTGCAGTTTCCGGGGAATTGTAA